In a single window of the Acinetobacter sp. CS-2 genome:
- the fosLL gene encoding fosfomycin resistance glutathione transferase FosLL, with translation MKLSGLNHLTISVANVDRSFNFYKDILGFTPKAKWKKGAYLSLGELWLCLSLDEVSISSDYTHYCFSISEDNIDEFRQKIKMMNIREWKNNQSEGESIYFLDPDGHKLEVHVGNLSTRLESCRKNPYEGMVFFDE, from the coding sequence ATGAAATTAAGTGGATTAAATCACCTGACTATTTCAGTAGCAAATGTTGATCGCAGTTTTAATTTTTATAAGGATATTTTAGGTTTTACTCCTAAAGCCAAATGGAAAAAAGGTGCTTATTTAAGTCTTGGAGAATTATGGCTTTGCTTATCACTTGATGAGGTGAGCATAAGTTCAGACTATACCCATTACTGTTTTAGTATTAGTGAAGATAATATAGATGAATTCCGCCAGAAAATTAAAATGATGAACATTCGTGAATGGAAAAATAATCAAAGCGAAGGGGAATCTATATATTTTTTAGATCCTGATGGACATAAATTAGAAGTCCATGTAGGTAACTTATCTACTCGTTTGGAAAGCTGTAGAAAAAATCCTTATGAAGGAATGGTTTTCTTTGATGAGTAA
- a CDS encoding IS3-like element ISAba14 family transposase (programmed frameshift), whose product MARRPRRNHSNDFKAKVALAAIKAEKTLAELSAEFDVHQNQIIDWKNQLISASSQAFDQSKAPTEPPIDLKKLHAKIGEQALEIGFFRRCVEETGPLQPQKLIDDSLQISVSKQAKLLKVSRGCYYYRPKPVSASDLKLMRCIDELHMQYPFAGSRMMRDLLNRQGHHIGRRHTRTLMKKMGIQALYCKPNLSQANQAHRKYPYLLKGLAIQRSNQVWSTDITYIPMAKGFVYLCAVIDWHSRKVLAHRVSISMEVDFCISALNEAIEKYGRPEIFNTDQGSQFTSDAFIDVLKSNGIQISMDGKGRWVDNVMVERLWRSVKYEEVYLKAYSSVTDAKKQLSAYFEFYNLKRPHSSLDKMTPNEFYYDQLPQQNKVA is encoded by the exons ATGGCACGTAGACCAAGAAGAAATCATTCAAATGATTTTAAAGCTAAGGTAGCACTTGCTGCGATTAAAGCAGAAAAAACACTTGCTGAATTGAGTGCTGAGTTTGATGTTCATCAAAACCAAATTATTGACTGGAAAAATCAATTGATCTCAGCTTCCTCGCAAGCTTTCGATCAATCAAAAGCTCCAACAGAACCACCCATCGATCTAAAAAAACTACATGCAAAAATCGGTGAGCAGGCATTAGAAATTG GATTTTTTAGAAGGTGTGTTGAAGAAACTGGGCCGCTTCAACCACAAAAGTTAATCGACGACTCACTTCAGATTTCAGTATCTAAGCAAGCTAAGCTGCTGAAAGTCTCCCGTGGTTGTTATTACTATCGCCCAAAACCTGTGAGTGCATCAGATCTGAAGCTGATGCGATGTATTGATGAATTACATATGCAATATCCTTTTGCAGGCAGTCGTATGATGCGTGATTTGTTGAATCGTCAAGGACATCATATAGGACGACGTCATACACGTACTTTAATGAAGAAAATGGGTATTCAGGCGTTATATTGCAAACCAAATTTAAGCCAGGCTAATCAAGCTCACCGTAAATATCCATATCTGCTCAAAGGGTTGGCTATTCAGCGCAGTAATCAAGTGTGGTCTACGGATATAACGTATATCCCTATGGCAAAAGGCTTTGTTTATTTATGTGCTGTGATTGATTGGCATAGCCGCAAGGTACTTGCGCATAGGGTATCGATTAGTATGGAGGTGGATTTTTGTATTTCGGCTTTAAATGAAGCGATTGAAAAATATGGTCGACCTGAAATATTTAATACAGACCAAGGCAGCCAGTTTACCAGTGATGCATTTATTGATGTATTGAAATCAAATGGCATTCAAATCAGTATGGATGGTAAAGGTCGATGGGTAGATAATGTGATGGTTGAACGATTATGGCGGAGCGTTAAATATGAAGAGGTGTATCTCAAAGCTTATAGCAGTGTCACAGATGCGAAAAAGCAATTAAGTGCATATTTTGAGTTTTATAATTTGAAACGACCTCATTCGAGTCTAGACAAAATGACACCAAATGAGTTTTACTATGATCAGCTACCCCAACAAAACAAGGTGGCTTAA